The Providencia sp. PROV188 genome includes a region encoding these proteins:
- the rfaD gene encoding ADP-glyceromanno-heptose 6-epimerase — protein MIVVTGGAGFIGSNIIKALNEMGRTDILVVDNLKDGTKFANLVDLDIADYMDKEDFIVSVIAGDDFGDIDAVFHEGACSSTTEWDGKYMMDNNYQFSKELLHYCLEREIPFLYASSAATYGGRSDNFIEEREFEKPLNVYGYSKFQFDQYVRSIMPEAQSQVCGFRYFNVYGPNENHKGSMASVAYHLNKQINEGQTPKLFEGSDTFRRDFIYVGDVAAVNLWFWENNVSGIFNCGTGRAESFQAVADAVTEFHKDKNVSIEYIEFPEKLKGRYQSFTQADLTKLRAAGYTAPFKTVAEGVTEYMQWLNKDA, from the coding sequence GCACCGATATTCTGGTGGTGGATAACCTGAAAGATGGTACTAAGTTTGCCAACCTTGTTGACCTCGATATCGCCGATTACATGGATAAAGAAGACTTTATCGTGAGCGTTATTGCGGGTGATGATTTTGGCGATATTGACGCTGTTTTCCATGAAGGTGCTTGCTCATCCACCACTGAGTGGGATGGTAAGTATATGATGGATAATAACTATCAATTTTCTAAAGAACTGCTGCATTACTGTTTAGAACGTGAAATTCCTTTCCTGTATGCCTCTTCCGCAGCGACATACGGCGGACGTAGCGATAATTTCATCGAAGAACGTGAATTTGAAAAACCACTGAACGTATACGGCTACTCTAAATTCCAATTCGACCAATATGTCCGCAGCATCATGCCTGAAGCTCAGTCTCAAGTGTGTGGCTTCCGCTATTTCAACGTTTATGGACCAAATGAAAACCATAAAGGCAGCATGGCGAGCGTGGCTTACCACTTAAACAAACAAATTAATGAAGGGCAAACCCCGAAACTGTTTGAAGGAAGCGACACTTTCCGCCGTGATTTCATCTACGTTGGCGATGTGGCAGCGGTGAATTTATGGTTCTGGGAAAATAATGTTTCTGGCATTTTCAACTGTGGTACAGGTCGCGCGGAATCATTCCAAGCCGTTGCCGATGCCGTCACTGAATTCCATAAAGATAAAAATGTGTCTATCGAATACATTGAATTCCCTGAGAAATTAAAAGGTCGCTACCAAAGCTTCACTCAGGCGGATCTGACTAAATTACGTGCCGCAGGTTACACCGCACCGTTTAAAACCGTTGCTGAAGGCGTAACCGAATATATGCAATGGCTGAATAAAGACGCGTAA
- the rfaF gene encoding ADP-heptose--LPS heptosyltransferase RfaF, protein MKILVIGPSWVGDMMMSQSLYRTIKALHPHAQIDVMAPDWCRPLLAKMPEVSEAISMPLGHGKLEIGERRQLGINLRKNGYDQAIVLPNSLKSALVPFFAKIAKRTGWRGEMRYGLLNDLRPLDKQAFPLMVQRYVALAYDKQLIKSANDIPAPILWPRLVTDKQQVSDTISQFNIDFSRPIIGFCPGAEFGPAKRWPHYHYAALAQKLISEQGYQVLLFGSQKDHEAGEEIRQSLTDDARHYCLNFAGKTSLEQAVNLIDACQAVVSNDSGLMHVAAALDKPLVALYGPSSPDFTPPLSDKAEVIRLITGYHKVRKGDGESGYHQSLIDIQPQMVLDALTRLNIGIK, encoded by the coding sequence ATGAAAATATTAGTAATTGGCCCCTCATGGGTAGGGGATATGATGATGTCTCAGAGCCTTTATCGTACGATCAAGGCGCTGCATCCTCATGCTCAGATAGATGTGATGGCACCGGATTGGTGCCGTCCGTTATTGGCGAAAATGCCCGAAGTGTCTGAAGCGATTTCCATGCCATTAGGCCATGGAAAGCTCGAAATTGGCGAACGTCGTCAATTAGGCATCAATTTGCGGAAAAATGGGTACGATCAGGCGATTGTTTTACCTAATTCCTTGAAATCTGCTCTGGTGCCGTTCTTTGCTAAAATCGCCAAAAGAACGGGGTGGCGTGGTGAAATGCGTTATGGGCTGCTCAATGATTTACGCCCATTAGATAAACAAGCATTTCCGCTGATGGTGCAACGCTACGTAGCATTGGCGTATGACAAGCAGCTCATCAAATCTGCCAATGATATTCCCGCCCCAATTCTATGGCCTAGGTTAGTCACTGATAAACAACAAGTTAGTGATACTATTAGTCAATTTAATATTGATTTTTCTCGCCCAATTATTGGTTTCTGCCCAGGCGCTGAATTTGGTCCTGCAAAACGTTGGCCACACTATCACTATGCAGCGTTAGCTCAAAAACTAATCAGCGAGCAAGGCTACCAAGTCCTGTTATTTGGCTCTCAAAAAGACCATGAAGCAGGCGAAGAAATCCGCCAAAGTTTGACTGACGACGCTCGTCATTACTGCCTCAATTTCGCAGGAAAAACGTCGTTAGAACAAGCCGTTAATCTTATTGACGCTTGCCAAGCCGTAGTGAGTAATGATTCTGGCTTAATGCATGTGGCTGCAGCTCTCGATAAGCCGTTAGTCGCACTATATGGCCCAAGCAGCCCTGACTTTACCCCACCACTGTCCGATAAAGCGGAAGTGATCCGGCTGATAACGGGTTACCACAAAGTACGTAAAGGTGACGGCGAAAGTGGCTATCACCAGAGCTTAATTGATATTCAACCGCAAATGGTACTGGATGCCCTCACGCGTTTAAATATAGGTATTAAATAA
- the rfaC gene encoding lipopolysaccharide heptosyltransferase RfaC, which translates to MRVLLVKTSSMGDVLHSLPALTDAQAAIPNIQFDWVVEEGFAQIPTWHSAVNKVIPVAIRRWRKNWFAAPIRAERAAFRRQLQEIHYDAVIDAQGLLKSALLVTRLALGSKHGYDRHSIREPIASFFYDHRYSISKQQHAVERIRQLFAKSLGYTCPRTQGDYAIARHFLQSADETEAPYVLFLHSTTRDDKHWPESHWRELIQLMKETGLRVKLPWGAEHEHQRAMRLAEGFDFVEVLPKLTLAQVAQQIADAKAVVSVDTGLSHLTAALDKPNFTLFGPTNPGLIGGYGKDQNEIKSVDNRMDSIKADVVFQQLCTEL; encoded by the coding sequence ATGAGAGTGTTATTAGTAAAAACATCATCTATGGGAGATGTTTTGCACTCTCTGCCTGCATTAACCGATGCGCAGGCAGCAATACCGAATATTCAATTTGATTGGGTCGTCGAAGAGGGGTTTGCTCAAATCCCTACATGGCATAGTGCGGTGAATAAAGTCATCCCTGTGGCAATCCGTCGCTGGCGAAAAAATTGGTTTGCTGCGCCAATTCGTGCTGAACGTGCGGCATTTCGTCGCCAACTACAGGAAATCCACTACGATGCAGTGATTGATGCGCAAGGGTTACTTAAGAGTGCGTTGCTAGTCACTCGCCTTGCTCTCGGTTCTAAACATGGTTATGACCGCCATAGTATCCGCGAGCCGATTGCTAGCTTCTTCTACGACCATCGTTATTCCATTAGTAAACAGCAACATGCGGTAGAACGTATTCGCCAATTATTTGCTAAAAGCCTCGGGTACACTTGCCCTAGAACCCAAGGCGATTACGCGATTGCTCGCCATTTCTTGCAATCTGCCGACGAAACCGAAGCGCCCTATGTGCTGTTTTTGCACTCCACAACCCGCGACGATAAGCATTGGCCTGAGTCTCATTGGCGTGAACTGATTCAGTTAATGAAGGAAACTGGGCTGAGAGTGAAGCTCCCTTGGGGTGCAGAGCATGAGCATCAACGAGCGATGAGGCTAGCTGAGGGTTTTGATTTTGTTGAAGTTTTACCAAAATTAACGCTGGCACAAGTCGCGCAACAGATTGCGGATGCAAAAGCAGTGGTTTCTGTCGATACCGGCTTAAGCCATTTAACCGCTGCGTTGGATAAACCGAATTTTACGCTGTTTGGTCCAACAAACCCCGGTTTAATTGGTGGTTATGGAAAAGACCAAAATGAGATAAAAAGCGTAGATAATAGAATGGATAGCATTAAAGCTGATGTGGTCTTCCAACAACTGTGCACCGAGTTATAG
- a CDS encoding ArnT family glycosyltransferase: MPTTNQPTSNKYVYLWIIGYAIAWILASFFFDPTVPYDTVEAVNWGMNGEWGSPKNPWFVGTMMWPAIHLGISYSFYWYLSHFIGIGFGLLGVWKLAYRLTGRRDLAWFAMLMMNLSGVINFDIIPYNDNYILVTFWPWVIYLFLRAVEDNPLWWLPFALVTGLATMGKYSTLALVGSVFLLTLFVKQARQSYRHPVFYLAIALWFSMILPNFFWLMASDFSAFKWVDSQIDPGFNLHTTEAALSVFYPLIIAAIILYCCGGKIGWPKALSNRMANFIILFPLAVIYGWFSFHDGGRITEWLQPFMMACAPLFVGSITVMPKKSLKKPLIGLAVVGVLMVSGYLIVQAGNIRGAGQKFIGVKTLIAEGEQRWYQRYGTPVKYVGGEDNLHQWFIIYAQDRPHVIQPWTLENHMPPNVYNREITEAEIREHGAILLGRKYDDCAHEDFAKVRKFWPQFTIEKEDVIYRSEPDAEPKTMCFGFIAPEKK, translated from the coding sequence ATGCCGACAACCAATCAACCAACTTCAAATAAGTATGTGTATCTTTGGATCATTGGCTATGCCATTGCCTGGATCCTTGCGAGTTTCTTTTTTGACCCGACCGTTCCTTACGATACGGTCGAAGCCGTTAACTGGGGAATGAATGGTGAGTGGGGCTCCCCAAAAAATCCGTGGTTTGTCGGTACGATGATGTGGCCTGCCATCCATTTGGGAATTTCTTATAGTTTCTATTGGTATTTAAGCCATTTTATCGGTATTGGATTTGGGTTACTTGGGGTATGGAAACTTGCCTATCGGTTAACAGGGCGCCGTGACCTTGCATGGTTTGCGATGCTGATGATGAATTTATCAGGCGTCATTAATTTCGATATTATTCCTTATAATGATAACTATATTTTAGTGACATTCTGGCCTTGGGTGATTTACTTATTTCTGCGTGCCGTCGAAGATAACCCACTGTGGTGGCTACCTTTTGCTTTAGTGACCGGTCTGGCAACAATGGGGAAATACTCCACGCTTGCTTTAGTCGGCTCCGTTTTCTTACTCACCCTTTTTGTGAAACAAGCGCGCCAAAGCTATCGCCATCCGGTGTTTTATTTAGCGATAGCACTGTGGTTTTCGATGATCTTGCCAAACTTCTTCTGGTTGATGGCGAGTGATTTTTCAGCCTTTAAATGGGTAGATTCGCAAATTGACCCCGGTTTTAACTTACATACCACGGAAGCTGCGTTAAGTGTGTTTTACCCGCTGATTATCGCAGCAATTATCTTATATTGCTGTGGCGGAAAAATCGGTTGGCCGAAAGCCTTATCGAACCGCATGGCAAACTTCATTATTTTATTTCCATTAGCCGTGATTTACGGTTGGTTCTCGTTCCATGATGGTGGGCGAATTACTGAGTGGTTACAGCCATTTATGATGGCCTGTGCGCCTTTATTTGTCGGCTCAATCACTGTAATGCCGAAAAAGTCACTGAAAAAACCATTAATTGGCTTAGCCGTTGTTGGTGTCTTAATGGTATCGGGCTATCTCATTGTTCAAGCTGGGAATATTCGAGGAGCAGGTCAGAAGTTTATTGGCGTGAAAACCTTAATTGCTGAAGGTGAACAGCGCTGGTATCAACGTTACGGAACGCCAGTCAAATATGTTGGCGGTGAGGATAACCTACATCAATGGTTTATTATCTATGCCCAAGATAGACCGCATGTTATCCAGCCTTGGACGCTAGAAAATCATATGCCGCCGAATGTGTATAACCGTGAGATTACCGAAGCAGAAATTCGTGAGCACGGTGCTATTTTATTAGGGCGAAAATATGACGATTGTGCCCACGAAGATTTCGCTAAAGTGCGTAAATTCTGGCCACAATTTACGATCGAAAAAGAAGATGTAATTTATCGCTCTGAACCGGATGCTGAGCCGAAAACCATGTGTTTTGGGTTTATTGCCCCAGAGAAAAAATAA